One part of the Lotus japonicus ecotype B-129 chromosome 2, LjGifu_v1.2 genome encodes these proteins:
- the LOC130736409 gene encoding uncharacterized protein LOC130736409 has product MPFGLKNAGATYQRLMDKKISSQVGRNMEVYVDDMIVKSTKSSDHGDDLKEAFAQLRKNRMKLNPEKCSFGIQGGKFLGFMITSRGIEVNPDKGKAILEMKSPTNVKEVQRLTGRMAALARFLPMAGDKAAPFFTCLKKNSKFQWTEACEQTFTKLKESLATLPVLSKPTPGVPLTLYLAVTDRTVSTVLLQEEGKKQKYEPRGQVTIQSLIDFVAELTPIEGEKTQGEWVLSVDGSSNDTGSGAGITIESPDKMVIEQSLKFEFKVSNNQSEYEALIAGLRLAIELGVQKLFIKGDSQLVVKQVKGEYQVKDPQLSKYLEVVHRLMMEIEKIRIEHVPRSQNERADVLAKLVSTGRLGNYQTVIQETLPRPSIDLVEVKLKAVKSVIEGEPSWMESIKTFLKNPPKDDDLNLKEKRREASFYTLVDGELYRRGIMSPMLKCVDIRDALGIMAEVPEGVCSSKIGGRSLAVKVLRAGFYWPTMKKDCLEYVKKFGVPMALVMDNGTQFTSNVTREFCADMGIEMRFTSVEHP; this is encoded by the exons atgccttttggtttgaaaaatgcgGGAGCTACATACCAACGCCTCAtggataaaaaaatttcaagccAAGTTGGAAGGAACATGGAagtatatgtggatgatatgattgttaaGTCCACCAAGTCCAGTGACCACGGTGATGATCTTAAGGAAGCATTTGCTCAGCTAAGAAAAAACCGAATGAAGTTAAATCCCGAGAAATGTTCATTTGGGATTCAAGGGggaaagtttttgggattcatgataaCATCAAGGGGGATAGAAGTAAATCCAGATAAAGGTaaggcgatcttggaaatgaaaagcccaacaaatgTCAAGGAAGTACAACGGTTAACAGGACGCATGGCTGCCTtagcacgtttcttgccaatggcgggcgACAAAGCAGCTCCATTCTTCACTTGTTTGAAAAAGAATTCGAAGTTTCAATGGACCGAGGCATGTGAACAAACTTTTACTaaattgaaagaatcattagCAACATTACCAGTACTATCCAAACCCACGCCAGGTGTTCCTTTGACGCTCTACTTGGCAGTTACGGATAGGACGGTCAGTACGGTGTTGCTTCAGGAAGAAGGGAAAAAGCAGaag TATGAGCCAAGGGGACAAGTTACAATCCAAAGCTTGATTGACTTTGTGGCAGAATTAACACCCATAGAAGGCGAGAAAACTCAGGGAGAGTGGGTCCTGTCTGTTGATGGATCCTCCAACGATACGGGAAGTGGGGCAGGAATAACTATTGAAAGCCCGGATAAGATGGTCATCGAACAATCTTTGAAATTCGAGTTTAAGGTGAGCAACAACCAATCAGAATATGAGGCACTAATCGCCGGATTAAGGCTCGCCATTGAATTAGGCGTTCAGAAATTATTCATCAAAGGCGACTCACAGCTGGTCGTTAAGCAAGTAAAAGGCGAGTATCAAGTGAAGGATCCACAACTTTCTAAATACCTGGAAGTGGTACACAGGTTAATGATGGAGATAGAGAAGATCAGGATAGAACATGTTCCAAGAAGTCAAAATGAAAGGGCTGACGTGCTAGCAAAATTGGTCAGTACGGGGCGATTGGGCAATTATCAAACAGTCATCCAGGAAACCCTTCCTCGCCCCAGTATTGACTTGGTGGAAGTTAAGTTAAAGGCAGTAAAGTCAGTAATCGAAGGTGAGCCTTCGTGGATGGAATCAATCAAAACTTTCCTCAAAAACCCTCCGAAGGATGATGATCTGAACCTAAAAGAAAAGCGTAGGGAGGCTAGTTTTTACACGCTGGTAGACGGTGAGCtatatcggcggggaattatgtctcctatgctcaaatgtgttgacATAAGAGATGCTCTGGGTATCATGGCGGAAGTTCCCGAAGGAGTATGCTCTAGTAAAATAGGAGGGCGATCATTGGCAGTAAAGGTATTGAGGGCAGGATTTTACTGGCCAACGATGAAGAAAGACTGCCTGGAATACGTCAAGAA gtttggggtccccatggcttTGGTAATGGACAATGGGACTCAATTCACAAGCAATGTCACTAGAGAATTTTGTGCGGAtatgggaattgaaatgcgatTTACATCAGTAGAACATCCGTAG